The following are encoded together in the Deltaproteobacteria bacterium genome:
- a CDS encoding glutathione peroxidase: MNSFFDFSVLSNKNEPYPLSQHKGKVILIVNVASKCGYTNQYKGLEELYKKYVEKGLMILGFPCNQFGAQEPGTDEEIQTFCKLTYDVTFPILAKVDVNGEKADPLYKFLKVQAPGILGSESIKWNFTKFLVSKDGKVLDRYAPQTEPKDLEADILKYLNS; this comes from the coding sequence ATGAATTCTTTTTTTGATTTTTCTGTTTTAAGTAATAAAAATGAACCCTATCCTTTGTCACAGCATAAGGGAAAAGTAATTTTGATTGTTAATGTGGCCAGTAAATGCGGCTATACCAATCAGTACAAAGGATTAGAAGAATTATATAAAAAATATGTTGAAAAAGGATTAATGATTCTTGGCTTCCCCTGCAATCAATTCGGAGCCCAAGAGCCAGGCACAGATGAGGAAATTCAGACTTTTTGCAAATTAACCTATGACGTCACTTTCCCCATTCTTGCAAAAGTTGATGTAAATGGAGAAAAAGCGGATCCCCTTTATAAGTTTCTTAAAGTGCAGGCTCCAGGAATTTTAGGTTCTGAATCAATTAAATGGAACTTTACCAAGTTTTTAGTAAGCAAGGATGGCAAAGTCCTTGATAGATACGCACCTCAAACTGAACCAAAAGATCTTGAGGCCGACATTCTAAAGTATTTAAACTCTTAA
- the elbB gene encoding isoprenoid biosynthesis glyoxalase ElbB, which produces MKKIALLISGCGHKDGAEITEVVSLLVGLNKWNAMVTTFSLDIEIEVTNHLTKRIQTGEKRNMLAEAARITRGEIQDLNSLVVQDFDGLAIAGGIGAAIHFSNWAEKGSDCKVHPEVQRVIEEFYQAEKPIAAVCIAPVLLAKVLGSRGIAITLGNDPKVFAEVKKTGARVVECPVSDYITDRDHRLLTTPAFMHDATFAQVFEGISLMTKELVEMA; this is translated from the coding sequence ATGAAAAAAATAGCTCTATTAATTTCTGGTTGTGGACATAAAGATGGTGCTGAAATCACAGAAGTCGTTAGTTTGCTCGTAGGTTTAAACAAATGGAATGCGATGGTGACCACGTTTTCTTTGGATATTGAAATAGAAGTGACCAATCACCTGACCAAGAGAATTCAAACAGGAGAAAAAAGAAATATGCTTGCAGAGGCTGCAAGGATCACACGAGGAGAAATTCAAGATTTAAATTCATTGGTTGTCCAAGATTTTGATGGGCTTGCCATTGCTGGGGGAATAGGGGCAGCTATTCACTTTTCAAATTGGGCAGAAAAAGGAAGTGATTGCAAAGTTCACCCAGAAGTTCAAAGAGTCATTGAAGAATTTTATCAAGCTGAAAAGCCTATAGCCGCTGTTTGTATTGCACCGGTTTTATTAGCAAAAGTTTTGGGTTCAAGAGGAATTGCCATCACCCTAGGAAATGATCCCAAAGTATTTGCGGAGGTTAAGAAAACGGGCGCACGGGTAGTCGAATGTCCAGTGAGTGACTATATCACGGATAGAGATCATCGATTGTTGACGACTCCAGCTTTTATGCATGACGCGACTTTTGCTCAAGTATTTGAAGGTATTTCTCTGATGACTAAAGAATTGGTAGAGATGGCGTAA
- a CDS encoding ATP-grasp domain-containing protein, translated as MKKIALIFGGVSSERLVSVATAQNLVNFLEDPDIYFLSQKGPWYQTDKNKLIEHQNPFKSEFISYGEKVAEDLLSAKKILDGKCVVIALHGTEGEDGSIQKFFEENKICFTGSGSSSSALCFDKTRSKVKAKEYGISLAQEIVLDFKKNQPIEDLKLFFKRHSKIVLKPVANGSSFGLFIIDNLEKLQSAVSSIRNSNNPHYLCEEFIEGREMTVGVFENQSEMKALCPSEVLLDKGSNFDYEGKYLGIGSKEITPAMITESEKKQCQDLALKAHQVFGCYGYSRTDMILTRSGPVFLETNTLPGMTKASFYPQQLAADKILFKYFIDSQIVMASKRYL; from the coding sequence ATGAAAAAAATAGCACTTATCTTCGGCGGAGTTTCTTCAGAAAGGCTTGTTTCCGTAGCTACAGCCCAAAATCTGGTGAATTTTTTGGAAGATCCAGATATTTATTTTTTAAGTCAAAAAGGACCATGGTATCAAACCGACAAGAACAAATTAATTGAACACCAAAATCCTTTTAAATCAGAATTTATATCCTATGGTGAAAAAGTTGCTGAGGATCTCCTCTCAGCAAAGAAAATCTTGGATGGTAAATGTGTTGTCATAGCACTTCATGGGACCGAAGGCGAGGATGGTTCCATTCAAAAGTTCTTCGAAGAAAATAAGATTTGTTTCACAGGGTCTGGATCTTCATCGAGTGCCCTTTGCTTTGACAAGACCCGGTCTAAAGTGAAGGCTAAAGAATATGGTATTTCTCTAGCTCAAGAGATCGTTCTAGATTTTAAAAAAAATCAGCCAATAGAAGATTTAAAATTATTTTTTAAAAGGCATTCTAAAATAGTTTTAAAGCCTGTAGCCAATGGATCAAGTTTTGGTCTGTTCATTATAGATAATCTTGAAAAACTTCAATCCGCTGTTTCAAGCATTAGAAATTCTAATAATCCCCACTATCTTTGTGAAGAGTTTATTGAAGGTCGAGAAATGACTGTCGGAGTTTTTGAAAACCAAAGTGAAATGAAGGCGCTATGCCCCAGTGAAGTTCTCTTGGATAAAGGTTCTAATTTCGATTATGAAGGAAAGTATTTGGGGATTGGGAGTAAGGAAATCACTCCGGCAATGATTACTGAGAGTGAAAAGAAGCAGTGTCAAGACTTGGCCTTAAAAGCCCATCAGGTTTTTGGATGTTATGGTTATTCAAGAACGGATATGATTTTAACAAGGAGTGGGCCGGTATTTTTAGAAACAAATACCTTGCCTGGAATGACGAAGGCTTCTTTTTATCCCCAACAACTAGCAGCCGATAAAATCTTGTTCAAATATTTTATTGATTCACAAATAGTCATGGCGAGTAAGAGATATCTCTAA
- a CDS encoding DoxX family membrane protein, with product MFVSFLESIKYVGHLVPISFLRVFLGYYYLEEAIQKYSGDFLIKPKIAESISEFLPLSHAPEWYKIIISSQFIPQWQFLAFLITGFELAIGISYIFGYVVRPMALVGIFLSMNMIFILGPQFEDLNKTFLAVHFMMAWIGAGRCLGLDYYFYKRRRGFWW from the coding sequence ATGTTTGTATCTTTTCTTGAGAGCATTAAGTATGTGGGGCACTTAGTTCCTATTTCATTTCTTAGAGTTTTTTTAGGCTATTATTATTTGGAAGAGGCGATTCAAAAATATTCTGGTGATTTTTTAATAAAGCCAAAAATTGCAGAATCTATATCTGAATTTTTACCCTTAAGTCATGCTCCCGAATGGTATAAGATAATCATATCGAGTCAATTTATTCCCCAGTGGCAATTTTTAGCATTTCTCATTACTGGATTTGAATTGGCAATTGGAATTTCATATATTTTTGGTTATGTCGTAAGGCCCATGGCTCTGGTAGGAATTTTTTTATCAATGAATATGATTTTTATATTGGGGCCTCAATTTGAAGATCTAAATAAAACATTTCTTGCTGTGCATTTTATGATGGCGTGGATTGGGGCTGGTAGATGTTTAGGTTTAGATTATTATTTCTATAAACGTCGTCGTGGGTTTTGGTGGTGA
- a CDS encoding thiamine ABC transporter substrate-binding protein, which yields MQHFIFFLSTIFFVLIFSFFNKQNKSDQIKPTLRIFGYSSFISKYGPGTDLKELFEKTCDCHIDYIEGADSGILLQRIKLEGSTLGADLVIGFDQFDLQKALSEIKWRKLDFSQLELDQIIKPALNNNYFVPFDWGIMAFVGRKDDSLVPPKSLSDLLKPQYKRKFALQDPRTSSPGMQFLAWIKKTFSDEEYKKYIEQIIDQAHSFSPTWSVSYGLFVKKQVNFVFSYTTSPLYHLISEKNSNYFAIPFSEKHPVQFEFSGIPADCKNCEKAEQFINLMLSEEGQKIIMNKNYMYPVLKSVRAGTPFEPLMALEKLIPFEIPSASDIEGLFQNWSEARKGNRLAK from the coding sequence GTGCAACATTTTATTTTCTTTCTTTCTACGATTTTTTTTGTATTGATTTTTAGTTTTTTTAATAAGCAAAACAAATCGGATCAAATAAAGCCCACTCTAAGAATATTTGGGTATTCTTCATTTATTTCAAAGTATGGGCCAGGAACCGACTTGAAAGAACTATTTGAAAAAACATGTGACTGCCATATTGATTACATCGAAGGGGCTGATTCAGGAATCCTCTTACAACGAATTAAATTAGAGGGATCTACTTTAGGAGCTGACCTGGTTATTGGATTTGATCAATTCGATTTGCAAAAAGCACTATCCGAAATAAAGTGGAGAAAATTGGATTTTTCCCAACTAGAACTGGATCAAATCATAAAACCGGCGTTAAATAACAATTATTTTGTCCCCTTTGACTGGGGAATCATGGCATTTGTAGGCAGAAAAGATGACTCCTTGGTTCCCCCTAAATCTTTGTCCGATCTTTTGAAGCCGCAATATAAAAGAAAATTTGCATTACAAGATCCAAGGACATCATCTCCTGGAATGCAGTTTTTAGCATGGATTAAAAAGACATTTTCAGATGAAGAATACAAGAAATATATTGAACAGATTATTGATCAGGCACATAGCTTCTCGCCAACATGGTCGGTCTCCTATGGACTCTTTGTTAAGAAACAAGTAAATTTCGTATTTTCATATACGACATCACCACTTTATCATTTAATCTCAGAAAAAAATTCTAATTATTTCGCCATTCCATTTTCAGAAAAACATCCGGTCCAATTTGAATTTTCAGGTATTCCTGCAGACTGTAAAAACTGTGAGAAAGCAGAACAGTTTATTAATTTGATGCTTTCTGAAGAGGGTCAAAAAATAATCATGAATAAAAATTATATGTATCCAGTTTTAAAGTCTGTTCGAGCAGGAACTCCTTTCGAACCTTTAATGGCTTTGGAAAAACTAATCCCTTTTGAAATCCCGTCAGCTAGCGATATAGAAGGTCTGTTCCAAAATTGGTCTGAAGCGAGGAAGGGAAATAGACTTGCGAAATAA
- a CDS encoding ABC transporter permease subunit, with the protein MDELFWSLKNTSLQAFLSALFSLIFGFFLSLGVLSYQNLSKYRTSLDLFFLLPSFIPNLFIIIALMNLIDPFPIGMIGIIIAHVVINTGIVAIFLKNNIQLKLGVSGELALVMGSSRMRFLTKILIPQLKKDFFEIFFFVFCICFSSFSIPMVIGGGRGVNLEILIYEKIRIYSDWSSGVVIATLQSLILFAFSFLTFKSQKYQSKQNFNFQIISSKSVLLFFLLSYVLFLTSFFRGLFEGTGFSSDLYLFKSELFSALFGTIILSTAVGMGVFGYLILLSYVWKNNMFAKFLQGYLTPSSALVALSLLLVGPNVGFFVFLKISIALLILYSSLAYRLGWNSLLYELETEKEKALILGASENLIFKKIVIPLVLKKAFFISGLCAFWASGEFAISKILAQGDFTLAMMTETFISQYRLSIASWLTLVVLFLGVLIFYIFIGVGRVLSQKIEDSL; encoded by the coding sequence ATGGATGAATTATTTTGGTCTTTGAAGAACACGAGTCTGCAAGCCTTCCTCTCCGCTTTGTTTTCTTTAATTTTTGGCTTTTTTCTATCTTTAGGCGTTTTGAGTTATCAAAATTTGAGTAAATATAGAACGAGCCTGGATCTCTTTTTTCTATTGCCGAGTTTTATTCCTAATTTATTTATTATTATTGCTTTGATGAATTTGATAGATCCATTTCCGATAGGCATGATTGGAATTATTATTGCCCATGTGGTAATAAATACGGGAATCGTTGCGATCTTCTTAAAGAACAACATTCAATTAAAGCTTGGAGTAAGTGGAGAATTAGCCTTAGTCATGGGATCTTCACGAATGAGATTCTTAACTAAGATTTTAATTCCTCAATTAAAAAAAGATTTTTTTGAAATATTTTTTTTCGTTTTTTGTATTTGTTTTTCTAGTTTTTCGATTCCCATGGTTATTGGTGGGGGGAGAGGAGTTAATTTAGAAATTTTAATTTATGAAAAAATAAGAATCTATTCTGATTGGTCAAGTGGGGTTGTCATTGCAACTCTACAAAGTTTAATATTATTTGCATTCTCTTTTTTGACTTTTAAATCCCAGAAATATCAATCAAAGCAAAATTTTAACTTTCAAATTATTTCTTCAAAATCAGTATTGTTATTTTTTTTACTCAGCTATGTATTATTTTTGACTTCCTTTTTTAGAGGGCTATTTGAGGGCACTGGTTTTTCAAGTGACTTGTATTTGTTTAAATCCGAATTATTTTCTGCTTTGTTTGGAACGATAATCCTCTCGACTGCTGTTGGAATGGGTGTTTTTGGTTACTTGATTTTATTATCCTATGTTTGGAAAAACAATATGTTTGCAAAATTTTTACAGGGTTATTTGACTCCGAGTAGCGCTTTAGTGGCCTTATCGCTCTTATTGGTGGGGCCAAATGTAGGGTTCTTCGTTTTTCTAAAAATTTCCATTGCCTTACTTATTCTCTATTCCAGTTTAGCTTATAGGTTAGGTTGGAACTCTTTACTTTACGAGTTAGAAACTGAAAAAGAAAAGGCACTTATTTTGGGAGCAAGTGAAAACCTCATTTTTAAAAAAATCGTCATTCCGTTGGTTTTAAAAAAAGCATTTTTTATTTCCGGTCTTTGTGCCTTTTGGGCTTCGGGGGAGTTTGCTATTTCTAAAATTTTAGCACAAGGTGATTTTACGCTGGCCATGATGACTGAAACTTTTATTTCACAATACAGATTAAGTATAGCTTCATGGCTCACTTTAGTTGTACTATTTTTAGGAGTTTTAATTTTTTACATTTTTATCGGGGTGGGACGTGTCCTTAGTCAAAAAATTGAAGATTCATTATGA
- a CDS encoding ATP-binding cassette domain-containing protein: MSLVKKLKIHYDDFSIEIENWEILDKGVTVLWGPSGSGKTSVFRGLLGLEKTAECSWVFNNQDIGKIPVRERKIGVVFQNYELFSHMTALQNIKFAAESRLVTNEEFNSKLNQLTKKLRIENVLDKNIKLLSGGERQRVAFALALIGKPRILFLDEPFSALDEELKEESRNLIKSILVDQEIPVLLITHDKRDVESLAQKVSTIKMGRMVT; this comes from the coding sequence GTGTCCTTAGTCAAAAAATTGAAGATTCATTATGATGATTTCTCCATCGAGATTGAGAATTGGGAAATTCTGGATAAGGGGGTCACGGTTCTGTGGGGGCCCTCGGGCTCTGGAAAAACATCCGTATTTAGGGGGCTCTTAGGTTTAGAGAAAACAGCCGAATGTTCTTGGGTGTTTAACAATCAGGATATCGGTAAAATTCCAGTTAGGGAAAGAAAAATTGGGGTGGTGTTTCAAAATTACGAGCTATTTTCTCATATGACAGCACTTCAAAATATAAAATTTGCAGCTGAGTCGAGATTGGTTACCAATGAGGAATTTAATAGTAAATTAAATCAACTAACTAAAAAATTAAGAATTGAAAATGTTCTTGATAAAAATATTAAACTGCTGTCGGGGGGGGAGAGGCAACGGGTTGCATTTGCTTTGGCATTAATTGGAAAGCCACGAATTTTATTTCTCGATGAACCCTTTTCTGCTTTAGATGAAGAACTTAAAGAAGAAAGCAGAAACTTAATTAAAAGCATTTTGGTAGATCAAGAAATCCCGGTGCTCCTCATCACCCATGATAAAAGGGATGTTGAATCCCTTGCGCAAAAAGTGAGTACCATTAAAATGGGAAGAATGGTTACCTAG